In the genome of Deltaproteobacteria bacterium, one region contains:
- a CDS encoding ATP synthase F0 subunit B, with protein MVINWGFVFSVVNFFLFVVALYWLLRRPLQTHFAARAHDLEVALAEARGAEQTAQRRLDEIQKQLAQSEHAITELKAQMRADGELDRQAMVAKAHEMAKKLELDTERMIVQELRKNKETLRGTTVDMAILMAERLLREQLTTEDQFRLVRDYVQRLGSLH; from the coding sequence ATGGTCATCAATTGGGGATTTGTTTTTAGTGTCGTCAATTTTTTCTTATTTGTCGTGGCGCTCTATTGGCTGTTACGGCGTCCGTTACAGACACATTTTGCGGCGCGTGCGCATGATTTAGAAGTTGCACTTGCGGAAGCAAGGGGTGCGGAGCAGACCGCGCAGCGACGTCTCGATGAAATTCAAAAACAATTAGCGCAGAGCGAGCATGCGATTACTGAATTGAAGGCGCAAATGCGTGCCGATGGTGAGTTGGATCGTCAGGCCATGGTGGCGAAGGCGCATGAAATGGCGAAGAAATTGGAACTGGATACGGAGCGCATGATTGTACAGGAGCTCAGGAAGAATAAAGAAACGCTGCGTGGAACAACCGTGGATATGGCCATTCTCATGGCGGAACGGCTGTTGCGGGAGCAATTGACGACGGAGGATCAATTCCGCTTGGTGCGTGATTATGTCCAGCGGCTCGGTTCACTCCATTAA
- the atpH gene encoding ATP synthase F1 subunit delta, with amino-acid sequence MSFDAIIGRRYATAFFSLAEAQHSVELWLADLDHFVATCRGAPDLLAVLADANYSLPQRFWILTDVASRLQCHAMTVNYLKLLIEKRRIECLFTIVEAYRQLVAERAGVVTAVVTTAIPMNDPGIVTSIQEAIGRLKKKRVHVETDTDPAIIGGVVIRVGDEIFDGSVAAELRRMRLRLAQSLEG; translated from the coding sequence ATGTCTTTTGATGCAATCATCGGTCGTCGCTATGCGACGGCTTTCTTTTCCCTCGCCGAAGCGCAACACTCCGTTGAGCTCTGGTTAGCGGATCTTGATCATTTTGTTGCGACTTGCCGAGGCGCACCAGATCTCTTGGCTGTCTTAGCGGATGCGAATTATAGTCTGCCGCAGCGATTCTGGATTCTGACGGACGTTGCGTCGCGCCTACAGTGTCATGCCATGACGGTCAATTATTTGAAACTCTTAATCGAAAAACGCCGTATTGAATGCCTGTTTACGATTGTCGAGGCATACCGACAGTTGGTTGCCGAACGTGCGGGTGTCGTCACTGCAGTGGTTACGACCGCCATTCCAATGAATGATCCTGGTATTGTCACGTCTATTCAAGAAGCGATCGGGCGTTTGAAAAAGAAGCGTGTGCATGTTGAGACCGACACGGATCCAGCCATTATTGGTGGCGTGGTGATTCGGGTCGGCGATGAAATCTTTGATGGGAGTGTAGCGGCGGAG